A region from the Stygiolobus caldivivus genome encodes:
- a CDS encoding FAD-binding oxidoreductase codes for MTDDTIAERFKRTNVEYSTDLQERIVKSRDLTKFVKSLSIPDIVVYPKNEEDVIKIVEFALEEHVPIVPRGSGHGSVGGVIPLKGGILVDMTRMNKRIEEDEDTITLEAGSPINFPARVYPTLWKRVTIGGNFCGGSWGIGSYMYGINWDQVIEARMVNPLGSVVTLKGGDIKIAAHAEGTTGIVTSLKVLKKPGYREEARIYLFGRLKDAVRAITKVYEESPPLYHLLLRSPQMSRLTKHLGEFNKWQLLIVYFSESEPEEKDLPRQSYVNGKVLWENRDMFFAGVYLKHFNEMYYSTVHVELDRMEGIMEKFKDEYLEVEFANDRLAHIDIMSNRPINFTLDNPFSVDDIKINSRLRRDHLQKIINYKKRYDKEDLFNPGKVSLEVFQ; via the coding sequence ATGACTGACGATACTATCGCTGAAAGGTTTAAGAGGACTAACGTTGAATACTCTACTGACCTCCAGGAGAGGATTGTAAAATCCCGAGATCTTACTAAGTTTGTGAAATCTCTTTCTATTCCAGACATTGTCGTTTATCCTAAAAACGAGGAAGACGTTATTAAGATCGTGGAATTCGCTTTAGAAGAGCATGTCCCTATAGTCCCGAGAGGTAGCGGTCACGGCAGTGTAGGAGGTGTTATACCGTTAAAGGGGGGAATATTAGTTGATATGACGAGAATGAATAAGAGAATCGAGGAGGACGAGGACACGATCACATTGGAGGCAGGTTCACCTATAAATTTTCCAGCTAGGGTATATCCGACTCTCTGGAAAAGAGTTACCATAGGGGGTAATTTCTGCGGTGGGTCGTGGGGTATAGGTTCTTACATGTACGGTATTAACTGGGACCAAGTAATTGAAGCCAGGATGGTAAACCCGCTAGGTAGTGTAGTGACCCTAAAAGGAGGGGATATAAAGATCGCGGCTCATGCTGAAGGGACTACGGGGATCGTTACATCTTTAAAAGTCTTGAAAAAGCCTGGATATAGAGAGGAAGCGAGGATTTACTTATTCGGGAGACTGAAAGACGCTGTAAGAGCAATAACTAAGGTCTATGAAGAGTCTCCTCCTTTATATCACTTGTTACTGAGGTCTCCTCAGATGTCCAGGCTTACTAAGCATCTAGGAGAGTTTAATAAGTGGCAACTTCTTATAGTATATTTTTCTGAGTCGGAACCTGAGGAGAAGGATCTCCCGCGTCAGAGCTACGTGAACGGAAAAGTCTTATGGGAAAACCGGGATATGTTCTTCGCGGGAGTATATCTTAAACATTTTAATGAAATGTATTATTCAACAGTTCATGTTGAACTTGATAGAATGGAGGGTATAATGGAAAAGTTTAAGGACGAGTATCTCGAGGTGGAGTTTGCTAATGATAGGCTAGCCCACATAGACATTATGTCAAATAGGCCAATCAACTTTACCTTGGATAACCCTTTTAGCGTGGATGACATTAAGATAAATAGTAGGTTAAGGAGAGATCATTTACAAAAAATTATAAATTATAAAAAAAGATATGATAAAGAAGATCTATTTAACCCCGGTAAGGTTAGTCTGGAGGTATTTCAGTAA
- a CDS encoding APC family permease gives MSREESKKLFVRETSGLVRTLNGRDVFLMNFMYLAPAASIAYPLTFAFFFPGANWILATVIGALLALPTAMMYYYISRLTPKTAADYIYVSRYLGPRVGLIQALVNLFGYGIGIDVQTEMSLVIVPFFQAIGVAFHNQGLINLGNELISNTTYYFAFTTLMILLVGLVMVFSIKWVARVISSLTILQIVGTIAIIILLAYIGKGGFVSAFNSLSSEFKGPYYSDLVSSSIPPFSLFGTLMLGIMIMGNLFIYNNAPVWVGGEVKKGYKTIRAGILYSYVVAAIISVILVYIIVADIGQRFFLYTSVNGWTTSSGSGIPIAPYSLLAYVIIPAIHNIPLLLLLLISGLTWYISYALIGAVAGIRAMFAASFDRMLPEKFADVSVRLKSPYVSTLVFLAIALIFNYLEIYQGFSLSLMFGVISYMLFQYFIASLGALKLSKKEKNEITSKLLITSILSIIAVGSAVGLMLGYGILTYTPNGFGYDLFSGNIIPSVSLLAGIVITAEVWYEIVKWYRMKKDGIDIRMVFTEIPPD, from the coding sequence ATGTCACGAGAGGAAAGTAAAAAACTTTTTGTTAGAGAGACCTCAGGTTTGGTGAGAACCCTCAATGGAAGGGATGTATTCCTAATGAACTTTATGTATTTAGCACCAGCTGCAAGTATAGCATATCCTTTAACCTTCGCCTTCTTCTTCCCCGGGGCAAACTGGATATTAGCTACTGTTATTGGAGCACTGCTTGCTCTTCCCACGGCGATGATGTATTATTATATTAGTAGGTTAACTCCTAAAACAGCAGCTGATTATATCTACGTATCGAGATATTTAGGGCCCAGAGTGGGACTCATCCAGGCTTTGGTGAACTTATTCGGTTACGGGATTGGGATTGATGTTCAGACTGAAATGAGCCTTGTAATAGTACCTTTTTTTCAGGCTATAGGAGTCGCTTTTCACAACCAAGGTTTGATTAACTTAGGAAATGAACTGATCTCAAACACCACTTACTATTTTGCCTTTACTACTCTAATGATACTACTAGTAGGCTTAGTTATGGTCTTCAGTATAAAGTGGGTCGCGCGGGTCATATCGAGTTTAACCATATTACAGATCGTAGGGACTATAGCCATAATAATACTCCTTGCATATATAGGAAAGGGAGGATTTGTCTCAGCGTTTAATTCCCTGTCATCAGAGTTTAAAGGCCCTTATTATTCCGATCTGGTCTCATCATCAATACCCCCCTTTAGTTTATTCGGGACTTTAATGCTAGGGATCATGATCATGGGCAATTTATTCATCTACAATAACGCTCCGGTATGGGTAGGAGGTGAAGTAAAGAAGGGATATAAGACAATCAGAGCAGGGATACTTTATTCTTATGTAGTTGCCGCAATAATTTCTGTAATACTTGTCTACATAATAGTTGCTGATATAGGGCAAAGGTTCTTCCTATATACTTCAGTAAACGGCTGGACTACCTCTTCCGGTTCAGGGATACCCATTGCCCCATACTCTCTCTTGGCATATGTTATTATCCCTGCTATTCACAACATCCCACTACTTCTACTACTGTTAATTTCGGGGCTAACCTGGTACATCTCTTACGCACTCATAGGAGCTGTTGCGGGTATAAGGGCTATGTTTGCTGCTAGTTTTGACAGAATGCTACCTGAAAAGTTTGCTGACGTGAGCGTTAGGCTTAAATCACCATACGTATCAACGCTAGTATTTTTAGCTATTGCGTTAATCTTTAACTACCTAGAAATTTATCAGGGCTTTTCTCTATCTCTAATGTTCGGGGTTATCAGCTATATGTTATTCCAATACTTTATAGCTTCATTAGGAGCACTAAAACTTTCTAAAAAAGAGAAAAACGAAATAACTTCTAAATTATTAATTACAAGTATTTTATCAATAATAGCAGTAGGGAGTGCTGTAGGACTAATGTTAGGATATGGAATATTAACGTATACACCCAATGGCTTCGGTTACGATCTATTCTCTGGTAATATTATACCTTCAGTCTCACTATTGGCGGGGATAGTAATTACAGCTGAAGTGTGGTATGAAATAGTTAAATGGTATAGAATGAAAAAGGACGGAATAGATATAAGAATGGTCTTTACTGAAATACCTCCAGACTAA
- a CDS encoding DUF4322 domain-containing protein, whose product MVLPDSPYPTINKQIGLKLLPILPLEGRKAREVVKTLATAALPNDSIENKAKGLGISPQTVRNYVEGQDQAINTMIHEIKKNSLKLLGERKTIRTSIDLTPTSTGETHR is encoded by the coding sequence TTGGTACTACCAGACTCCCCCTACCCAACAATAAACAAGCAAATAGGACTAAAATTACTTCCTATTCTACCCCTCGAGGGGAGAAAAGCGAGAGAAGTCGTGAAAACACTCGCAACAGCAGCACTACCAAACGACTCAATAGAAAACAAAGCAAAAGGACTCGGAATATCACCACAAACCGTGAGAAACTACGTAGAAGGACAAGACCAAGCAATAAACACCATGATACACGAGATAAAGAAAAACTCCCTAAAACTACTCGGGGAAAGAAAAACAATAAGGACCTCAATAGACCTAACCCCCACCAGTACGGGGGAAACCCATAGGTAA
- a CDS encoding APC family permease: MPTYIGGAIIPAFLDYYYHIVLPSWLWLPLILVFVIVPITLAIIGIRPQITTLKFASLFEVAFLAVIGAIVITKAPDNTLAVFNPFAWPQYAKDFAPYGGPAGALGLAMVFSITSFIGYGGSAPLGEEVEHPKQILRALSLGVFIVGAVLTEMAYAIVAGLGVNNLSALTNNPNPDVQTISGIIVMGLYLGIIGSMGLFLVAMNSAFSDAVAMQSNAGRVYFSMARDNVIPKWFSKIHPKYHTPYRALTFIGIASSISQPS, encoded by the coding sequence ATTCCCACTTACATAGGCGGTGCTATTATTCCAGCATTCTTAGATTACTATTACCATATAGTCCTACCATCTTGGCTCTGGTTACCGTTAATTCTAGTATTCGTAATAGTTCCAATAACATTAGCAATAATAGGAATAAGACCTCAGATTACTACTTTGAAATTCGCTTCATTATTCGAAGTGGCATTTTTAGCAGTAATAGGAGCAATTGTAATTACTAAGGCACCAGATAATACATTAGCAGTATTTAATCCCTTTGCATGGCCTCAATACGCTAAGGATTTTGCACCCTACGGAGGACCTGCTGGAGCTTTGGGATTAGCAATGGTCTTTTCAATTACGAGCTTTATCGGCTATGGAGGATCTGCACCTTTAGGTGAAGAAGTTGAGCATCCTAAACAAATACTGAGGGCTTTGAGCTTAGGCGTATTTATAGTTGGTGCAGTGTTGACTGAAATGGCATATGCTATAGTTGCAGGTTTGGGAGTAAATAATTTATCAGCATTAACTAATAATCCAAACCCAGATGTTCAGACAATATCGGGTATAATAGTGATGGGATTATATTTAGGTATAATAGGCTCGATGGGATTATTCCTTGTTGCAATGAATTCAGCGTTTTCTGATGCGGTAGCAATGCAAAGTAATGCTGGAAGGGTTTACTTCTCTATGGCTAGAGATAATGTAATTCCAAAATGGTTCTCAAAGATCCATCCAAAATACCATACTCCTTATAGGGCGTTAACATTTATAGGAATAGCATCATCGATTTCTCAGCCATCTTAA
- a CDS encoding transposase-like zinc-binding domain-containing protein (programmed frameshift) produces MGRKPVIRQDLACPSCGSHHVVKCGKPLGRQRYLCRDCGKYFLSDASYHHYSKELREEALRMYSNGMSMRAISRALNVPLGTVFTWVKRYGGQKYEKLVDLWSRAKELVKGKVVTKVVDEMWTYLYRNTRAFNKRVFTCYVYTSLGFYLVYSVGDRDEDTFREAKGYLPDDGRWVSDDYSGYFWLKNHTVVSPVNPNESFHSSLRDRLVRFKRATKAVNRSINMVKYSIALVLWERRLIPEFVA; encoded by the exons ATGGGTAGGAAGCCTGTAATTAGGCAAGATTTAGCGTGTCCCTCTTGTGGTAGTCACCACGTCGTTAAGTGCGGTAAGCCTCTTGGTAGGCAGAGGTATTTGTGCAGGGATTGCGGTAAGTACTTCCTCAGTGACGCGAGTTATCACCACTACTCCAAGGAGTTGAGGGAGGAGGCTTTGAGGATGTATTCTAATGGCATGAGTATGAGGGCTATTTCTAGGGCCCTTAATGTGCCTTTGGGTACTGTGTTTACATGGGTTAAGCGTTATGGTGGGCAGAAGTATGAGAAGCTAGTGGACTTGTGGAGTAGGGCTAAAGAGTTAGTCAAGGGTAAGGTCGTTACTAAGGTTGTTGACGAGATGTGGACGTACTTGTATAGGAACACTAGGGCTTTCAACAAGCGGGTGTTTACTTGTTATGTGTACACGAGTCTCGGGTTTTACCTAGTTTACTCTGTGGGTGATAGGGACGAGGACACTTTTCGTGAGGCCAAGGGCTACTTGCCTGACGACGGTAGGTGGGTTAGTGATGACTACAGTG GTTACTTTTGGTTAAAAAACCACACGGTAGTCTCACCTGTTAACCCCAACGAGTCCTTCCACTCCTCACTGAGGGATAGGCTTGTGCGTTTCAAGAGGGCGACGAAGGCTGTTAACAGGAGTATAAATATGGTGAAGTATTCTATAGCGCTGGTCTTGTGGGAGAGAAGGCTAATCCCAGAATTTGTAGCTTAA
- a CDS encoding ATP-binding cassette domain-containing protein — protein sequence MMIEYQNVTISYWKWVVIKNLTAKIDGKVFIIGKNGSGKTTLIKATVGLLPYKGSIRIDGKEVREIKNYLGLSTNLGEVYNLGYGINNILDIYSEEMNVDKGLFSELLKEVDLDIDLKSPLFKLSTGQSLLLRNILAFSAKPRIILLDEPFENIDPARRSIVAEWIKKFGKEGIITTHNLDILSKFPDYKLYVLSDSSLYGPITVKDFLEASVIEGESEDAILILRVSGKKVSLVKGKEGMKIGLLGTIDRLYGV from the coding sequence ATGATGATTGAATATCAAAATGTTACAATAAGCTACTGGAAGTGGGTTGTTATAAAAAATCTAACGGCAAAAATAGATGGGAAAGTATTCATCATAGGCAAAAACGGTTCTGGGAAGACAACACTAATTAAGGCTACTGTTGGCTTACTCCCATATAAAGGTTCAATAAGAATCGACGGAAAAGAGGTCAGAGAAATTAAGAACTATCTAGGTCTATCTACAAATCTAGGAGAGGTGTATAACCTAGGTTATGGCATTAATAACATATTAGATATATACTCAGAAGAAATGAACGTGGATAAAGGGCTCTTCTCAGAGCTGTTGAAGGAAGTAGACTTAGACATTGATTTAAAGTCGCCACTCTTCAAGCTTTCAACAGGACAATCTCTGCTACTGCGCAATATTTTAGCTTTCTCGGCAAAGCCAAGGATCATCTTACTTGACGAACCTTTTGAAAACATAGATCCTGCAAGAAGGAGTATAGTTGCTGAGTGGATAAAGAAATTTGGAAAAGAAGGAATAATTACGACTCACAATCTGGATATACTTAGCAAGTTCCCAGACTATAAGCTCTATGTTTTATCAGATAGCAGTCTTTACGGTCCTATAACGGTTAAAGACTTCTTAGAGGCTTCAGTAATAGAAGGGGAAAGCGAAGACGCTATTTTAATTTTGCGAGTATCTGGTAAAAAAGTGTCCTTAGTTAAAGGTAAAGAGGGGATGAAAATAGGCTTGTTAGGCACTATAGATAGACTTTACGGGGTGTGA
- a CDS encoding transcriptional regulator, translated as MSDERKVQTLKEIMDLLKENALTTSIRLSILLTLYIYAKVTFSELLAYTSLKKNTLYVNLQVLADNGLIKYKKAFSLKGVISVVEITPKGREVVEKLFEMIENIKEEEK; from the coding sequence ATGAGTGACGAGAGAAAAGTGCAAACACTTAAGGAAATTATGGATCTACTAAAGGAGAATGCATTAACTACGAGTATTAGGCTAAGTATACTCCTTACCCTTTATATTTACGCCAAAGTCACCTTCAGCGAACTGTTAGCTTATACTTCTTTGAAAAAGAACACTCTTTACGTAAACTTACAAGTTCTAGCAGATAACGGACTGATAAAGTACAAAAAGGCTTTCTCGCTAAAGGGGGTAATTAGTGTAGTAGAGATAACGCCTAAAGGTAGGGAAGTAGTAGAGAAATTGTTTGAAATGATTGAGAATATAAAAGAGGAGGAGAAATAG
- a CDS encoding aminotransferase class I/II-fold pyridoxal phosphate-dependent enzyme, whose amino-acid sequence MIDLSFGIPDPELLPIPLIKEASLKVIEDIRSLQYGPVEGYVEAREALAKLVELRGIQTDKNNIVLTSGAKEALYILSFLMNKDIVIEEPTYQGFISLLKFSYGFSYGGSVYTIPLDSEGIKVEELEKILKKGVRPSFLYTVTINNPTGYVTHDDNKKYLLELAEDYDFKIIE is encoded by the coding sequence ATGATCGATCTTAGTTTTGGTATACCGGATCCTGAACTACTTCCTATTCCTCTAATAAAAGAAGCATCATTAAAGGTAATAGAAGATATACGTTCTCTGCAATATGGTCCCGTAGAGGGGTATGTTGAAGCCCGAGAAGCGTTAGCAAAACTGGTAGAATTACGGGGGATACAAACAGACAAAAACAATATAGTCCTTACCAGTGGTGCTAAGGAAGCCCTTTATATCTTATCCTTTTTGATGAATAAAGATATAGTTATAGAAGAACCTACCTATCAGGGGTTTATAAGCTTACTTAAATTTTCTTATGGATTTTCTTATGGGGGTTCAGTATATACGATACCGCTAGATAGTGAAGGAATTAAAGTAGAAGAACTGGAAAAAATATTAAAGAAGGGAGTGAGACCTTCTTTTCTGTATACAGTCACGATCAATAATCCGACTGGATACGTAACTCATGATGATAATAAGAAATATTTACTGGAGCTAGCCGAGGACTATGACTTTAAAATAATAGAGTAG
- a CDS encoding Zn-dependent hydrolase, with amino-acid sequence MERLKSDLESLGKIGKDPKGGVSRPALSEPDIEARLYVIEKMKEAKLKVYVDQGGNIIGLREGKVKEPFITTGSHIDTVLNGGMFDGALGVLGGLEAIRELNEDRVQTKLPIALVVFTDEEGNAFMPFAGSKYFAGLIDKSTLHAVEGKYEKISFGNALERFLKRSNAGVIERFSSTILSHLELHVEQGPILEVERKQIGVVTGIVGVHRIWMNFNGKQAHAGTTPMNMRSDPMISASATVTKVREIVLGRGKDLVGTVGYFQVSPNVVNVIAGSVRIGIDIRSLSRNDMLEVGKEVIDYARNVSEKEGVRLNYETYIENPAMCDETIVKTIEESVIQLGYQYMKMPSRAVHDSQVMSEITKIGMIFVPSKGGISHAPDEWTDFEDAYKGVEVLKLTLLKLAGS; translated from the coding sequence ATGGAGAGGCTTAAATCAGATTTAGAAAGTTTAGGTAAAATAGGGAAAGATCCTAAGGGAGGAGTATCTAGACCAGCATTATCGGAGCCAGATATAGAAGCAAGACTTTATGTAATAGAAAAAATGAAGGAAGCTAAATTAAAAGTATACGTAGACCAAGGAGGGAATATAATTGGTTTGAGAGAAGGTAAAGTTAAAGAACCATTTATTACTACTGGTTCCCACATAGACACTGTCCTTAATGGAGGGATGTTTGATGGTGCATTAGGAGTTTTAGGTGGCCTAGAAGCAATAAGAGAGTTAAATGAAGATAGGGTACAGACTAAATTACCTATAGCCTTAGTGGTCTTCACAGATGAAGAAGGTAATGCTTTTATGCCTTTTGCAGGAAGTAAATACTTTGCAGGGCTGATCGATAAGAGCACATTACATGCCGTTGAAGGTAAGTATGAGAAGATATCGTTTGGAAATGCACTTGAAAGGTTTCTTAAGAGATCAAACGCAGGTGTGATAGAGAGGTTTTCCTCAACCATTTTATCTCATTTGGAACTCCATGTAGAACAGGGACCGATCCTAGAGGTAGAAAGGAAGCAGATAGGAGTTGTGACGGGGATAGTAGGGGTTCACAGAATCTGGATGAATTTTAACGGTAAGCAAGCTCACGCAGGGACTACTCCAATGAATATGAGATCAGATCCGATGATCTCTGCCTCAGCTACGGTAACTAAAGTGAGAGAAATTGTACTAGGACGGGGAAAAGACCTTGTAGGTACAGTAGGGTACTTTCAAGTTTCACCTAATGTGGTCAACGTCATAGCGGGTTCCGTAAGAATAGGAATAGATATTAGATCTCTATCGAGAAACGACATGTTAGAAGTTGGAAAAGAAGTTATAGATTATGCGAGGAATGTTTCTGAAAAAGAAGGAGTAAGATTAAATTACGAGACATATATAGAGAACCCGGCTATGTGTGATGAAACAATAGTTAAGACTATCGAGGAGTCCGTTATCCAGCTAGGATATCAGTATATGAAGATGCCCAGTAGAGCAGTGCACGATTCTCAAGTAATGTCAGAGATAACCAAAATAGGAATGATCTTTGTACCTAGTAAGGGTGGAATTAGCCATGCTCCTGATGAATGGACTGATTTTGAAGATGCCTATAAAGGTGTTGAAGTACTTAAATTAACACTACTTAAGCTTGCCGGCAGTTGA
- a CDS encoding xanthine dehydrogenase family protein molybdopterin-binding subunit, which yields MPFVSFVRSNYPHAYFSLSGNIITVDDINYSIPSIAHLEGMKRISVKPLADRKALFVGHALGIVIGEDEYTAWDKKDQVEVEYKEANGPLYQDIPDNIIYESKNSFEDECEGIVVEREFSLDRVSPYYIQPRELKVGNYGDTLLIHMSTQAPTVVEKILYEILETTKKIKVVPYALGGGFGGKQDILPDEVSIILLSYTKGIDLEWKETRNEDLMLVQSRSQVHKIKACVEDNNNNKIKWIFDEIEYDVGAFPLPWIGLSPLFVTLKHLRNVYSYNVYYNVRAILTNKPPYGAYRGFGRPEAIFVVERLMDEISKELKVDPLEFRKNNLRDLEFDAGNLRLVLDKLDEKRKKFRQGVGISLYVHYAFAPNTEYLKKRGEEIKGVECVKIVNEKGKVVVRTSVTELGQGICKSIEKIVRNTLTVNGPVEVICGDSSVEGYGTWASRSLTTAGNAAYLAAKQFLEKGEGYACYETEEILGAVGGQLTVFDGEKIIYQYIVVDAGNVIDSEIVKGQIIGGFVQGLGEVLFESSTDMADYIIPTAVESPLTDVDVISTPSKTPLGVRGVGENSIIGSLASVSNAISNYKPVYRIPVREWRGLNQI from the coding sequence ATGCCTTTTGTTTCATTTGTAAGATCTAACTACCCCCATGCTTATTTTTCTCTTTCTGGAAATATTATAACGGTAGATGATATAAATTATTCAATACCCAGCATAGCCCACTTAGAGGGGATGAAAAGGATAAGCGTCAAACCTTTAGCGGATAGAAAGGCGTTATTTGTAGGCCATGCATTAGGGATCGTAATTGGAGAAGATGAATACACTGCATGGGATAAAAAAGACCAAGTGGAAGTAGAATACAAAGAAGCTAATGGGCCATTATACCAAGATATCCCTGATAATATTATCTATGAGTCAAAAAATTCATTTGAAGACGAGTGCGAAGGAATAGTGGTAGAGAGGGAATTCAGCCTCGATAGGGTATCACCCTACTATATACAGCCCCGTGAACTTAAAGTGGGTAACTACGGTGACACACTTCTTATTCATATGTCGACACAAGCACCAACAGTAGTTGAGAAAATTCTATATGAAATCTTAGAGACTACTAAAAAAATAAAAGTGGTTCCGTATGCTTTAGGTGGAGGATTCGGAGGAAAGCAAGATATTTTACCTGATGAAGTTAGCATTATACTACTCTCTTATACTAAGGGTATAGATCTTGAATGGAAGGAGACCAGAAACGAGGATTTAATGTTAGTTCAATCTAGGTCTCAAGTCCATAAGATAAAAGCCTGTGTAGAAGATAATAACAACAATAAGATAAAGTGGATCTTTGACGAGATAGAGTATGATGTCGGTGCATTCCCTCTTCCTTGGATAGGATTATCTCCCCTCTTTGTAACCTTAAAGCATTTGAGAAACGTTTACTCTTATAACGTTTATTATAACGTTAGAGCGATCCTCACTAATAAACCGCCTTATGGTGCATATAGAGGGTTTGGAAGACCTGAAGCTATTTTTGTAGTCGAAAGGTTGATGGATGAGATCTCAAAAGAACTAAAAGTAGACCCGTTAGAATTCAGAAAAAATAATTTAAGAGACTTGGAATTTGACGCCGGAAATCTCAGATTAGTTCTCGATAAATTAGATGAAAAACGTAAAAAATTTAGACAAGGTGTAGGAATAAGTCTTTATGTCCATTACGCTTTTGCCCCAAATACTGAATATCTAAAGAAACGGGGAGAAGAGATAAAAGGAGTGGAATGCGTAAAAATAGTAAATGAAAAAGGAAAAGTAGTGGTTAGGACAAGTGTCACAGAATTAGGACAAGGAATATGTAAATCTATAGAAAAGATAGTGAGAAATACTTTAACGGTAAACGGTCCAGTAGAAGTAATATGCGGTGATTCTTCAGTGGAGGGTTACGGTACGTGGGCCAGCAGGTCTTTAACTACCGCAGGAAACGCTGCTTATTTAGCAGCTAAGCAATTTCTTGAGAAGGGTGAGGGATACGCGTGTTATGAAACTGAAGAAATTTTAGGTGCTGTAGGAGGTCAATTAACCGTATTTGATGGTGAAAAAATAATATATCAATACATTGTTGTTGATGCAGGAAACGTAATAGACAGTGAGATTGTTAAAGGACAAATTATCGGTGGGTTTGTACAAGGTCTAGGAGAAGTTTTATTTGAATCGTCTACTGACATGGCGGATTACATAATACCAACCGCAGTTGAATCACCTTTAACGGATGTGGACGTAATATCTACACCTTCTAAGACACCCCTGGGGGTGAGAGGAGTAGGAGAAAATTCAATTATAGGTTCGTTGGCTTCAGTTTCTAACGCTATCTCGAATTATAAACCGGTCTATAGGATTCCGGTGAGAGAATGGAGAGGCTTAAATCAGATTTAG
- the hydA gene encoding dihydropyrimidinase gives MSLDLLIKNAKVFTHAGPFEGDIGVKHGKIVKISGDIQEQADKTVNLSGKYVVPGLVDGHTHMEFPFMGEVTADDFYHGTRAAVAGGVTTIVDFITPAPGQDLMTAYKQWREKADAKVMSDYGLHMIIREINPIILEQIPEVIRNGVVSFKLFMAYKNELMLLDGQLYQLIKKISDNGGVVGIHAENGEIIYELIQQFLSEGKADPVYHYYSRPDILEIEATNRIASIASMIGKNVKMYIVHTSTGEAVDIMSEYRKKGLKFYNETTPHYLVLNTDYLTRPDGYRYIMSPPLRSDEQRTKLWYRLASGDIFTVGSDHCVYNDAQKKRYKEKVPPFHEIPNGVPGVETILPLLFGLGVKKDIISMERFVEVTSYNPAKLFGLYPKKGAILPGSDADFAVIDPNRKVRISPDLLHSNINYTIYDGLEVEGWNVMTIRRGEIVYEEGQVLGKKGSGMYIPGKLPVLV, from the coding sequence ATGTCTTTAGATTTGTTGATAAAAAATGCTAAAGTATTTACCCATGCTGGACCGTTTGAAGGAGATATTGGAGTGAAACACGGAAAGATAGTAAAGATATCAGGTGATATCCAAGAACAAGCAGATAAAACTGTTAATCTCTCGGGGAAATACGTTGTACCGGGGTTGGTTGACGGACATACACATATGGAATTTCCCTTCATGGGAGAGGTTACAGCTGATGACTTCTATCACGGTACGAGAGCAGCAGTCGCAGGAGGAGTAACGACGATAGTGGACTTCATAACTCCGGCTCCGGGGCAGGACCTGATGACGGCGTATAAGCAGTGGAGGGAAAAAGCTGATGCTAAGGTAATGTCAGATTATGGACTACATATGATTATTAGAGAAATTAACCCTATAATACTAGAACAGATCCCAGAAGTAATTAGAAATGGAGTGGTTAGTTTTAAGCTTTTTATGGCTTATAAGAACGAACTAATGCTATTAGACGGTCAATTATATCAACTAATAAAGAAGATAAGTGATAATGGTGGAGTAGTAGGTATACATGCTGAAAATGGGGAAATAATATACGAGTTAATACAGCAGTTTCTTTCCGAAGGAAAAGCGGATCCTGTATATCATTATTATTCTAGACCTGATATATTAGAAATAGAGGCTACAAACAGGATAGCTTCAATTGCCAGTATGATAGGTAAGAACGTGAAAATGTACATAGTTCACACTTCAACTGGTGAGGCAGTAGACATCATGTCCGAATACAGAAAGAAGGGGCTAAAGTTTTACAACGAGACCACACCCCATTACCTTGTTCTCAATACAGACTATTTAACAAGACCTGACGGTTATAGATATATCATGAGCCCGCCCTTAAGGAGTGATGAACAGAGGACGAAATTATGGTACAGACTGGCATCTGGAGATATATTTACAGTGGGAAGTGACCACTGTGTTTATAATGACGCTCAAAAGAAAAGATACAAGGAGAAAGTCCCTCCCTTCCATGAAATACCTAACGGTGTCCCCGGCGTAGAAACTATTCTACCGTTACTTTTCGGCTTAGGAGTCAAGAAGGACATAATTAGTATGGAAAGGTTTGTTGAAGTAACCTCCTATAATCCAGCTAAATTATTCGGACTTTATCCTAAAAAGGGAGCAATCTTACCGGGGAGTGACGCTGACTTCGCTGTAATAGACCCCAACAGAAAGGTTAGAATATCACCTGATCTATTACACAGTAATATTAATTACACTATTTACGACGGGTTGGAAGTGGAAGGCTGGAACGTAATGACTATCAGAAGGGGAGAAATAGTATATGAAGAAGGGCAAGTATTGGGCAAAAAAGGCTCTGGTATGTATATACCAGGTAAGTTACCCGTTTTAGTCTAA